One segment of Falco rusticolus isolate bFalRus1 chromosome 3, bFalRus1.pri, whole genome shotgun sequence DNA contains the following:
- the PLEKHG5 gene encoding pleckstrin homology domain-containing family G member 5 isoform X4: protein MHFDGHIRFNLPPQGSILARNMSTRSCPPRTSPASDVEEEEEGPAESRGEWRSSALKLPKKKARRRHTDDPSKECFTLKFDLGINVEAEIVPATKKKSLGEVLLPVFERKAIELGKVDIYLDQSHTPLSLQFEAYRFGGHYLRVKAKPGDELKVEQAVRDARSASLPILHPAGTAALLRPALELVPGHWEGTDSLAPGRRRKNMTEFLGDASIPSPEPAPHSGSPLPANGTDTWKNRAASRFSGFFGSSTSAGSFGRETEKLEQLASRLHAYSTFGLPKLPPQLRFDRDSWEEDGDEAGLALEESWQQIIHGTEALSRRQCHQQEAIWELLHTEATYIRKLKVITDLFLCCLLNLQESGLLCEVDAERLFSNIGDIIRLHRELWRGVMAPVLAKARRTGALLDPIDFLDGFKMFGSLFKPYVRYCMEEEGCMEYMRALLRDSELFRAYVTWAEKHEQCSRLKLSDMLVKPHQRLTKYPLLLKSVLKKTDDPRARDAITAMIGSVERFINDVNSRMRQRQERQRLAAILSRIDAYEVVEGSTDEVDKLLKEFLRLDLTAPIPGTSPEDTRQLLLEGSLRMREGKDSKMDVYCFLFTDLFLITKPLKKAERTKVVRQPLLVDKVICRELRDPGSFLLIYLNELGSAVAAYTFQASGQSLCRSWVEAVRNAQNLLQRLRQRRRMEEEEEEEEEDGESGASAASSPTILHRGSTSPDSQQCPSDGSTETLAMVAADGSDELSSPDWDAGPFSSTSDGSSIGTSTSIGTGTSADTPTSTETPTRQLPAGALPVPLPHGMASSAGGCRSSSIDSAYGTLSPASLRDFGRQPKGAAEEGREPPMAPPAPQPPSPRLRRRTPVQLLPCPARVLKSKSEASLPLLLPPGPPAPLSQSRSLSDLCASPPRTSQAPGPLAAPGSCGSSTSELSEPEEPVESPASLPGDLGHNPLPAARRTFSDPQSAQHRKLTLTQLYRIRTTLLLNSTLTASEV, encoded by the exons ATGCACTTCGATGGCCACATCCGCTTCAACCTGCCCCCGCAAG GCTCCATCCTGGCCCGCAACATGTCGACGCGCTCGTGCCCCCCACGCACCAGTCCTGCCTCCGatgtggaggaggaagaggagggaccGGCAGAGAGCAGAGG GGAGTGGAGGAGCTCGGCGCTGAAGCTGCCCAAGAAGAAGGCTCGGCGCAGGCACACGGAC GACCCTAGCAAGGAATGCTTCACCCTGAAGTTCGACCTCGGTATCAATGTGGAGGCGGAGATCGTGCCAGCCACAAAGAAGAAGTCCCTGGG ggaggtgctgctgccagtcTTCGAGAGGAAGGCAATCGAGCTGGGCAAGGTGGACATCTACCTGGACCAGTCCCACACGCCACTCTCCCTCCAGTTCGAGGCATACCGCTTTGGGGGGCACTACCTGCGGGTGAAAG CCAAGCCTGGGGATGAGCTGAAGGTGGAGCAGGCGGTGCGGGATGCCAGGTCAGCCAGCTTGCCCATCCTGCACCCTGCTGGCACCGCTGCGCTCCTCAGGCCAGCACTGGAACTAGTGCCAGGACACTGGGAGGGCACCGACAGCCTG GCACCGGGCCGCCGGAGGAAGAACATGACAGAGTTTCTGGGGGAcgccagcatccccagccccgAGCCAGCCCCGCACAGcggcagccccctgcccgccaATGGCACTGACACCTGGAAGAACCGTGCTGCCAGCCGCTTCAGCGGCTTCTTCGGCTCCAGCACCAGTGCCGGCTCCTTTGGGCGG GAGACTGagaagctggagcagctggcGAGCAGGCTGCATGCCTACAGCACCTTCGGGCTGCCCAAGCTGCCACCCCAGCTCCGCTTCGACCGCGACTCctgggaggaggatggggatgAGGCCGGGCTGGCGCTGgaggagagctggcagcagatCATCCATGGCACGGAG GCCCTGTCACGCCGGCAGTGCCACCAGCAGGAAGCCatctgggagctgctgcacaCCGAGGCCACCTACATCCGCAAGCTCAAAGTCATCACTGAT ctcttcctctgctgcctgctgaacCTGCAGGAGTCGGGGCTGCTCTGCGAG GTGGATGCTGAGCGGCTCTTCAGCAACATCGGGGATATTATCCGGCTGCACCGTGAGCTGTGGCGCGGCGTCATGGCCCCAGTGCTGGCCAAGGCACGCCGGACTGGGGCACTGCTTGACCCCATTGACTTCCTCGATGGCTTCAAGATG tTTGGCTCCCTCTTCAAGCCCTATGTGCGGTACTGcatggaggaggagggctgcaTGGAGTACATGCGGGCACTGCTGCGGGACAGTGAGCTTTTCCGCGCCTACGTGACG TGGGCTGAGAAGCACGAGCAGTGCAGCCGCTTGAAGCTAAGTGACATGCTGGTGAAGCCCCACCAGCGCCTCACCAAGTACCCGCTGCTCCTCAAATCCGTGCTGAAGAAGACAGACGACCCACGTGCCCGCGATGCCATCACTGCCATG ATTGGCTCTGTGGAGCGCTTCATAAACGACGTCAACTCGCGGATGCGCCAGCGGCAGGAGCGGCAGCGCCTGGCCGCCATCCTCAGCCGCATCGACGCCTACGAGGTAGTGGAGGGCAGCACGGACGAGGTGGACAAG ctgctgaaagaGTTCCTGCGGCTGGACCTGACGGCCCCCATCCCTGGCACCTCCCCGGAGGACACCCGGCAGCTCCTTCTCGAGGGCAGCCTGCGGATGCGGGAAGGTAAAGACAGCAAG ATGGATGTCTACTGCTTCCTCTTCACCGATCTCTTCCTCATCACCAAGCCCCTCAAGAAGGCTGAGCGTACCAAGGTGGTCCGGCAACCCTTGCTGGTGGACAAGGTCATCTGCCGGGAGCTCAGGGACCCGG gctccttcctcctcatctACCTGAATGAGCTGGGGAGCGCTGTGGCCGCCTACACCTTCCAGGCCAGTGGGCAGTCGCTGTGCCGCAGCTGGGTTGAGGCAGTGCGCAACGCCCAG aaCCTGCTGCAGCGGCTGAGGCAGCGCCGGCgcatggaggaggaggaggaggaggaagaggaggatggcGAGAGTGGTGCCTCGGCTGCCAGTTCACCTACCATCCTGCATCGCGGCAGCACCAGCCCAGACTCTCAGCAGTG cccctctgatGGCTCCACCGAGACCCTCGCCATGGTGGCGGCAGACGGTAGTGACGAGCTCTCCTCCCCGGACTGGGATGCAGGACCCTTCAGCTCAACCTCAGATGGTTCCTCCATTGGCACCAGCACCTCCATCGGCACCGGCACCTCTGCCGACACCCCCACCTCCACTGAGACCCCCACccggcagctgccagcaggcgCCCTGCCTGTACCCCTGCCCCATGGTATGGCCTCCTCGGCCGGCGGCTGCCGCTCGTCCTCCATCGACAGCGCCTATGGCACGCTCTCACCCGCCTCCCTGCGGGACTTCGGCCGGCAGCCAAAAGGGGCAGCTGAGGAGGGGCGGGAGCCCCCCatggcccccccagccccccagcccccctcaccCCGGCTGCGCCGCCGGACGCCCgtgcagctcctgccctgcccagccagggTGCTCAAGTCCAAGTCGGAAGCCAGCCTGCCCCTACTTttgccccccggccccccagcccccctcagCCAGAGCCGCAGCCTCTCTGACCTCTGTGCCAGCCCCCCCCGGACTAGCCAAGCCCCCGGCCCCCTGGCTGCccctggcagctgtggcagctccACCTCCGAGCTCTCGGAGCCAGAGGAGCCAGTGGAGAGCCCAGCATCCCTCCCAGGGGATCTTGGTCACAACCCtctgcccgctgcccgccggaCCTTCTCAGACCCGCAGTCGGCACAGCACCGCAAGCTGACGCTGACACAGCTTTACCGGATCCGGACCACGCTGCTGCTCAACTCCACGCTGACTGCCTC GGAGGTCTGA